CAAAGATCAGGACAATCTACTTTAGATGATAGAACAATGGATTTGATTAAGGATCAGGTTTGGGGTCAATTGAAATCTGAAATTATATTGAAAGGCGAATACTATAAACTAGGTATCGATCTTGGCGAAGATGAATTGGAGAACATGACAACTGGTCCAAATCCCCATAAGCAAATTGTTCAGAGTTTTAGAGATCCTAATACGGGTCAATTTAATTCAGGATTGGTATTACAGTATTTACAGAATATGGATAACGATGCATCTGGTCAGCAAAGAGCACAATGGGTTACTCTAGAGAATGAAATAGTTGGAGAAAGAATACTTTCTAAGTATACGTCTATGGTAAAACAAGGATTGTATGTTACAAACGATGAAATCCAAAAGAATTTGGCGAGCAATGGTAAGATTGCTAGTATTCAATATGTAATGAAAGAATATCGATCGGTTTCTGATGATGCGGTCGAATTATCTGACGCGGATGTAAAAGAATATTATAATGAGCACCTTTCGGATTATGAACAAAGTGCTTCTCGTTCAGTTAAATGCGTTGTTTTTCCAGTTGATCCATCTGAAGATGATAAATTGGAAGTAATGAGTTGGGCAAACCAAATTAAAACTGATTTTGCTGATATAACGGATGATAGTCTTTACATCAATCTTAATGCAGATACGAAGTATTTTGGATTATATAGTACTTCCGGTGAATTACCATTAAGCATAGATTCGATAATGTTTGCTTCGGAAGTAGGTTATGTATCTGATGTATTTGTTGAGGGTAGACTTTACGGTGTGGCTAAGTTGTTGGAGAAGAAATTCGCTCCGGATTCTGCAAAGGCAAGAAATATATTCATCGGATTTAATGATGAAAATATTGCTCAAGGTGCAAGATCTAAAGCTGATGCAAAACAGATTGTAGATAGTTTATACACCTTAATAACAACTGTTGGAGTTGATTTGAGTGAATTAGCAACGACTAATTCTGACGCAGGTAATGCGCAGTCAGGTGGCCAAATAGATTGGTTTGAAGAAGGTGCAATACTCAAAGCGATTAGCAACTGGTGTTTTGATACTTCAATCGATACAGGGATTGTAACGTTACTTGAGACCTCAACGGGTTATCATATCGTGGAATTGTTGGATAGAACAAAATCGGTGAATAAAGTAAGAGTAGGAATCATTGATAGAGCGTTGGATCCGAGTAACACAACATTCCAAGATATTTTTGCTTCTTCAAGTGAGTTTGCTGGTAAGAATAATAGTTCAGAATCATTTAATGCCGCACTTGGATCTGTTGATGTGGCTCCATTTGTTAGGTCAATTGAAGGGATTGAAAAGGGCGATAGGAATTTAGATGGTTATGAAGGTACAAGAGAAATTGTGAGATGGATCAATGATGCTAGAGAAGGCAACGTGTCAACTGCGATTGAGATTGGCGAAAGTTATTTTATCGTTTTGCTTGAGGATGTTTTCGAAAAAGGAACTACGCCTTTAGAGAAAATTAGAATTGAGGTAGAGTCTGCTGCCAGAAAAGAAAAGAAAGCGGATATGTTGGCTCAAGAAATGCAAGGTGCTCTTGGGTCTGGTGCTATAGAAGAAGCTAGCCAGAAGTTAAGTCTTACTCCTCAAAGTATTTCAGGAGTTTCTTTCGCTTCAGATAATGTTGGGCAAATAGGTAGAGAGCCTGCTTTAGTGGGAACGATATTTGGAATGCAAGAAGGAGAAACTTCGAAACCAATTAAAGGAGAACAAGGTGTATACATTGTTAAATTG
The nucleotide sequence above comes from Flavobacteriales bacterium. Encoded proteins:
- a CDS encoding SurA N-terminal domain-containing protein, whose protein sequence is MAVLGSIRKYSWLVMVVIGLGLLLFIGGDFFSNQSGSSRNSDLAEINDVVVSPQEYDNRLQQQINSFKQRSGQSTLDDRTMDLIKDQVWGQLKSEIILKGEYYKLGIDLGEDELENMTTGPNPHKQIVQSFRDPNTGQFNSGLVLQYLQNMDNDASGQQRAQWVTLENEIVGERILSKYTSMVKQGLYVTNDEIQKNLASNGKIASIQYVMKEYRSVSDDAVELSDADVKEYYNEHLSDYEQSASRSVKCVVFPVDPSEDDKLEVMSWANQIKTDFADITDDSLYINLNADTKYFGLYSTSGELPLSIDSIMFASEVGYVSDVFVEGRLYGVAKLLEKKFAPDSAKARNIFIGFNDENIAQGARSKADAKQIVDSLYTLITTVGVDLSELATTNSDAGNAQSGGQIDWFEEGAILKAISNWCFDTSIDTGIVTLLETSTGYHIVELLDRTKSVNKVRVGIIDRALDPSNTTFQDIFASSSEFAGKNNSSESFNAALGSVDVAPFVRSIEGIEKGDRNLDGYEGTREIVRWINDAREGNVSTAIEIGESYFIVLLEDVFEKGTTPLEKIRIEVESAARKEKKADMLAQEMQGALGSGAIEEASQKLSLTPQSISGVSFASDNVGQIGREPALVGTIFGMQEGETSKPIKGEQGVYIVKLETLQTLNVGDQNTARSILKSGVKSKTDYLLFDAIMDNAVVTDNRADFY